In Pseudomonas sp. MYb327, one DNA window encodes the following:
- the ubiA gene encoding 4-hydroxybenzoate octaprenyltransferase: protein MYQSLLKSLNRLNPRAWDFIQLTRMDKPIGIYLLLWPTLWALWIAGKGSPSLANIVIFVLGVVLTRAGGCVINDWADRKVDGHVKRTAQRPLASGKISSKEALVFFALLMGVSFLLVLCTNAPTIWLSLGGLALAFTYPFMKRYTYYPQVVLGAAFSWGMPMAFTAETGELPAAAWLLWIANLMWTVGYDTYYAMTDRDDDLKIGVKSTAILFGEADRVIILTLQGLALGCLLLAGSKFELGGWFHLGLAVAAGCFAWEFWYTRGKDRMRCFKAFLHNHWAGLAIFVGIVLDYALR, encoded by the coding sequence ATGTACCAGAGCCTGCTCAAGTCCCTGAACCGCTTGAACCCCCGGGCCTGGGATTTCATTCAGCTGACGCGCATGGACAAGCCGATCGGCATTTACCTGCTGCTGTGGCCGACGCTGTGGGCGCTGTGGATTGCCGGCAAAGGCTCGCCATCACTGGCCAACATCGTGATTTTCGTCCTTGGCGTGGTGCTGACCCGCGCCGGTGGCTGTGTGATCAACGATTGGGCCGACCGCAAGGTCGATGGTCACGTCAAACGCACCGCGCAACGTCCACTGGCCAGCGGCAAGATCAGCTCGAAAGAGGCGCTGGTGTTTTTTGCGCTGCTGATGGGCGTGAGTTTTCTGCTGGTGCTGTGCACCAATGCGCCGACGATCTGGTTGTCATTGGGCGGGCTGGCGCTGGCCTTCACCTATCCGTTTATGAAGCGTTACACCTATTACCCGCAAGTGGTGCTGGGCGCGGCGTTTTCGTGGGGGATGCCGATGGCGTTCACCGCTGAAACCGGTGAACTGCCGGCCGCGGCGTGGCTGCTGTGGATCGCCAACCTGATGTGGACGGTGGGTTACGACACCTATTACGCGATGACTGATCGCGACGATGATTTGAAGATCGGGGTGAAATCCACGGCGATTCTGTTTGGCGAGGCGGACCGGGTGATCATCCTGACGCTGCAAGGCCTGGCGCTGGGTTGTCTGTTGCTGGCCGGGTCTAAATTCGAGCTCGGTGGCTGGTTCCACCTTGGGTTGGCGGTCGCGGCGGGATGTTTTGCCTGGGAGTTCTGGTACACCCGTGGCAAGGACCGGATGCGTTGCTTCAAGGCGTTTTTGCACAACCATTGGGCCGGGTTGGCGATTTTTGTCGGGATCGTGCTGGATTACGCGTTGCGCTAA
- the phoB gene encoding phosphate regulon transcriptional regulator PhoB, whose translation MVGRSILIVDDEAPIREMIAVALEMAGYDCLEAENSQQAHAIIVDRKPDLILLDWMLPGTSGIELARRLKRDELTGDIPIIMLTAKGEEDNKIQGLEVGADDYITKPFSPRELVARLKAVLRRAGPTDGEAPIEVGGLLLDPIGHRVTIDGKPAEMGPTEYRLLQFFMTHQERAYTRGQLLDQVWGGNVYVEERTVDVHIRRLRKALGDAYENLVQTVRGTGYRFSTKA comes from the coding sequence ATGGTTGGCAGGAGCATTCTGATCGTCGACGACGAAGCGCCCATTCGCGAAATGATCGCCGTTGCGTTGGAAATGGCCGGCTATGACTGCCTGGAGGCGGAGAACTCCCAGCAGGCCCACGCCATTATCGTCGATCGCAAACCGGACCTGATCCTGCTCGACTGGATGCTGCCCGGCACCTCCGGCATCGAGTTGGCCCGCCGCCTCAAGCGTGATGAGCTGACCGGGGATATCCCGATCATCATGCTCACCGCCAAGGGCGAAGAGGACAACAAGATCCAGGGCCTGGAAGTCGGCGCTGACGACTACATCACCAAACCGTTTTCCCCCCGTGAACTGGTCGCACGCCTCAAAGCCGTATTGCGTCGGGCCGGGCCTACCGATGGCGAGGCGCCGATTGAAGTCGGTGGCCTGCTGCTGGACCCTATTGGCCACCGCGTGACCATCGACGGCAAACCGGCGGAAATGGGGCCGACTGAATACCGTCTGCTGCAATTCTTCATGACCCACCAGGAACGCGCCTACACTCGCGGCCAGTTGCTGGATCAGGTCTGGGGCGGCAACGTTTATGTTGAGGAGCGCACCGTGGACGTGCACATCCGCCGCCTGCGCAAAGCCCTCGGCGATGCCTACGAAAACCTGGTACAAACCGTGCGCGGCACTGGCTACCGGTTTTCCACGAAAGCCTGA
- a CDS encoding chorismate lyase — protein MQHTKRLSPPPLWLPQSQLSPLPAPSILDWLFDNGSLTRRLIHLTNDAFSVTPLYEGWQPLRADECAALDLAEGSEGWVREVYLRGHGEALVFARSVAGRSALQGDGLHMDELGSRSLGELLFCDRAFQRQAIEVCHYPQAWLPSEVRAPELWGRRSRFDRGALSILVAEIFLPTLWNAAGAQPESR, from the coding sequence GTGCAACACACAAAACGCCTATCCCCGCCCCCACTCTGGCTCCCTCAAAGCCAGCTGTCGCCTCTGCCCGCCCCGTCTATTCTCGACTGGTTGTTCGATAATGGCTCGCTGACCAGGCGCCTCATTCATCTTACGAATGACGCCTTCAGCGTCACGCCATTGTACGAAGGCTGGCAGCCCCTGCGCGCGGATGAATGCGCCGCACTGGACCTGGCCGAAGGCAGTGAAGGCTGGGTACGCGAGGTGTATTTGCGCGGTCACGGCGAAGCATTGGTTTTTGCCCGCAGTGTGGCGGGGCGCAGCGCCTTGCAGGGCGACGGTTTGCACATGGATGAGTTGGGCAGCCGCTCCCTGGGCGAACTACTGTTTTGCGACCGCGCCTTCCAGCGTCAGGCCATCGAGGTTTGCCATTACCCTCAGGCATGGCTGCCAAGCGAAGTGCGGGCACCCGAATTGTGGGGCCGTCGTTCGCGCTTCGATCGTGGCGCGTTAAGCATATTGGTGGCAGAGATATTCCTTCCGACCCTGTGGAACGCCGCTGGCGCCCAACCGGAGAGCCGTTGA
- a CDS encoding rubredoxin — protein sequence MKKWQCVVCGLIYNEADGWPDDGIAPGTLWQDVPEDWLCPDCGVGKMDFEMIEIN from the coding sequence ATGAAAAAGTGGCAATGTGTGGTCTGCGGCCTGATCTACAACGAAGCCGACGGCTGGCCGGATGACGGCATTGCGCCGGGCACCCTGTGGCAAGACGTGCCGGAAGATTGGCTGTGCCCGGATTGCGGCGTCGGCAAAATGGATTTCGAAATGATCGAAATCAACTAA
- the phoR gene encoding phosphate regulon sensor histidine kinase PhoR, which yields MLLLVTACLVIGLITGYYGWSLAAGLGLYLAWTLKQLLRLHEWLRLHQPDEAPPDGYGLWGEVFDSIYHLQRRDQRVRGRLQAVIDRVQESTAALKDAVVMLDSDGNLEWWNRAAETLLGLKTPQDSGQPVTNLVRHPRFKEYFEQDSYAEPLEIPSPTNDRMRIQLYITRYGNNEHLMLVRDVTRIHQLEQMRKDFIANVSHELRTPLTVICGYLETLLDNVEEVNPRWTRALQQMQQQGGRMQTLLNDLLLLAKLEATDYPSDNQPVAIDGLLQSIKSDAQQLSGQKNQRITLEADPTILLKGSEPELRSAFSNLVFNAVKYTQAEGNIRIRWWGDEQGAHLSVQDSGIGIDSKHLPRLTERFYRVDSSRNSNTGGTGLGLAIVKHVLLRHRARMEISSVPGHGSTFTCHFAPAQVSQSRVISPAE from the coding sequence ATGCTGCTGCTGGTCACCGCCTGCCTGGTGATCGGTCTGATCACCGGCTACTACGGCTGGAGTCTCGCCGCGGGCCTGGGTCTTTACCTGGCCTGGACCCTCAAGCAGTTGCTGCGTCTGCACGAATGGTTGCGTCTGCATCAACCGGATGAAGCGCCGCCCGATGGCTACGGCTTGTGGGGTGAAGTGTTCGACAGCATCTACCATCTGCAACGTCGTGACCAACGGGTTCGCGGGCGCTTGCAAGCGGTGATCGACCGCGTCCAGGAATCCACCGCCGCGTTGAAAGACGCCGTGGTCATGCTCGACAGCGATGGCAACCTGGAATGGTGGAACCGCGCCGCTGAAACATTACTGGGCCTCAAGACGCCACAAGACAGCGGCCAGCCTGTGACCAACCTGGTGCGCCACCCGCGCTTCAAGGAATATTTCGAGCAGGACAGCTACGCCGAACCGCTGGAAATCCCCTCGCCGACCAACGACCGGATGCGCATTCAGCTGTACATCACTCGCTACGGCAACAACGAGCACTTGATGCTGGTGCGCGACGTGACGCGCATCCATCAGCTGGAACAGATGCGCAAAGACTTCATCGCCAACGTGTCTCATGAATTGCGCACGCCGCTGACGGTGATTTGCGGCTATCTGGAAACCCTGCTCGACAATGTCGAGGAAGTGAACCCCCGCTGGACCCGCGCCCTGCAGCAAATGCAGCAGCAAGGCGGGCGCATGCAGACGTTGCTCAACGATTTGCTGTTGCTGGCCAAACTGGAAGCCACCGATTACCCGTCGGACAACCAGCCGGTGGCCATCGACGGTTTGCTGCAATCGATCAAGAGTGACGCTCAACAGCTGTCCGGCCAGAAGAATCAGCGTATTACCCTGGAAGCCGACCCGACGATTCTGCTCAAGGGCAGTGAACCCGAATTGCGCAGCGCGTTTTCAAACCTGGTGTTCAACGCCGTGAAATACACCCAGGCTGAAGGCAATATTCGCATTCGCTGGTGGGGTGACGAGCAAGGCGCGCACCTGAGCGTGCAGGATTCCGGGATTGGTATCGACAGCAAACACCTGCCGCGCCTGACCGAACGTTTCTACCGCGTCGACTCCAGCCGCAACTCCAACACCGGCGGCACCGGCCTGGGCCTGGCGATCGTCAAGCACGTGCTGTTGCGCCATCGCGCACGCATGGAAATCAGCAGCGTGCCGGGCCACGGCAGTACCTTTACTTGCCATTTCGCACCTGCTCAAGTTAGCCAATCCAGGGTCATCAGCCCGGCTGAGTGA